A part of Candidatus Zixiibacteriota bacterium genomic DNA contains:
- a CDS encoding biotin transporter BioY, with amino-acid sequence MTTCAYAELLRPALKKHALLYDAALILAGSFAIALASQLAIYLPVSPVPITGQTLAVLLIGAIMGSKRGALSVLTYLGQGAMGLPVFAAGHTGFAYMAGPTGGYLFGFVAAAYAAGFFAERGWDRHIVSTLLAMVLGTVSIYLFGLAWLSVYVGINGAFITGLYPFIPGAIIKIAIAALILPSGWKFLGMKKSMK; translated from the coding sequence ATGACAACATGCGCATATGCCGAATTATTACGTCCGGCTTTGAAAAAACACGCTCTTTTATATGATGCAGCCTTGATTCTGGCTGGTTCATTTGCGATAGCCCTTGCTTCACAACTTGCTATCTACCTGCCGGTTAGTCCTGTGCCGATAACCGGACAGACCTTAGCGGTGCTATTAATTGGCGCTATTATGGGCAGTAAACGCGGTGCCTTAAGCGTTTTAACCTATTTAGGTCAGGGCGCAATGGGACTACCGGTTTTCGCTGCCGGCCATACTGGATTTGCTTATATGGCAGGACCGACAGGCGGCTACTTGTTTGGTTTTGTCGCTGCCGCTTATGCTGCCGGTTTTTTTGCTGAAAGAGGCTGGGATCGCCATATCGTATCTACTTTGCTGGCGATGGTTTTGGGCACGGTCTCGATTTATCTTTTCGGCTTAGCTTGGCTCTCTGTGTATGTAGGAATTAATGGCGCTTTCATAACAGGCTTATATCCTTTCATCCCCGGAGCGATTATAAAAATCGCAATTGCCGCTTTAATTCTGCCCTCCGGCTGGAAATTTCTGGGTATGAAAAAGAGCATGAAATAG
- a CDS encoding YcxB family protein — translation MDNNKNNTSESSIRDVNLTFLLTRDDLFWYNMYFTRLMVFGFFVLLILFMAGFIVIINTPSGDLQTTFVWVEIALGAGLSVCIGTIGAIALQIYFLKGGGIEKSMTERNYIISMAGIAVFTERSKIMRTWKDVIKVIKTRHGYYIRTGDKLAIIIPHRELKNPDDLQAFKEIIKINT, via the coding sequence ATGGATAATAATAAAAACAACACTTCCGAATCATCTATTAGGGATGTCAATTTAACTTTTTTATTAACTCGCGATGATCTGTTTTGGTATAATATGTATTTTACCAGGTTGATGGTATTCGGTTTTTTCGTTTTATTAATTCTATTTATGGCGGGATTTATTGTAATTATTAATACACCAAGCGGAGATCTTCAAACAACCTTTGTTTGGGTGGAAATAGCATTAGGAGCGGGGCTTTCCGTCTGTATCGGAACTATTGGAGCAATTGCGCTTCAGATATATTTTCTTAAAGGCGGCGGCATAGAGAAATCGATGACTGAGAGAAATTACATTATTAGCATGGCGGGTATTGCTGTTTTTACCGAACGCAGTAAAATTATGCGTACTTGGAAAGATGTAATAAAAGTAATAAAAACTCGTCATGGATATTATATCCGCACCGGTGATAAATTAGCGATTATTATTCCCCATCGGGAACTTAAAAATCCGGATGATTTACAAGCCTTTAAAGAGATAATAAAAATAAATACATAG
- a CDS encoding DUF2914 domain-containing protein, translated as MKMAGRVLILCFLTFALLSMSAYAQDVEKTKTNKTATEKTNAVKTSTTETATTTAKTKTTTETAEDEFKVEKLACGIAVEERELQGEATVFPANVERIYCWSLITGCLEPTTVEHIWYYGGEEKARVSLDIKYPRVRTWSYKTILPEWKGDWKVEVVDEDGKILATSLIKVE; from the coding sequence ATGAAAATGGCAGGTAGAGTATTAATTCTTTGTTTCCTGACATTCGCATTGCTTTCAATGTCGGCTTATGCTCAGGATGTGGAAAAAACTAAGACAAATAAAACCGCCACAGAAAAAACTAATGCTGTTAAAACTTCAACTACAGAAACTGCAACGACAACCGCAAAGACCAAAACCACGACCGAGACTGCCGAAGATGAGTTTAAGGTAGAAAAATTGGCTTGCGGCATAGCAGTGGAGGAACGAGAACTTCAGGGCGAAGCGACAGTTTTTCCCGCTAATGTCGAAAGGATTTATTGTTGGAGCTTAATCACAGGCTGCTTAGAACCAACTACTGTCGAGCATATCTGGTATTATGGCGGTGAGGAAAAAGCCAGGGTATCTCTGGATATCAAATATCCTCGCGTACGCACCTGGTCATACAAGACAATTTTGCCCGAATGGAAAGGCGATTGGAAAGTTGAGGTTGTGGACGAAGATGGCAAAATCCTTGCCACATCATTGATTAAAGTCGAATAA
- the hflX gene encoding GTPase HflX, producing MILTAVKLPDQRVEAVRESLDELADLCSTAGGEITAEIIQAREHFHPGYVFGKGKLDEIKQLCNDYNAQLVIFDGELSPSQQEKLEKILDIAVIDRPALILDIFARHARTREAKTQVELAQLEYILPRLAGHWTHLERQESSIGTRGPGETQLETDRRMVDKKITELKKVLLKIDSSRNTQRKGRNNISNFCLVGYTNTGKSTLFNMLTGNKTLTANRLFATLDSTTRRVALEGKNEMLLSDTVGFIKKLPVDLAASFKSTLMEANTADLLVHVVDFSVSDIDEKIAVVNKILTEIGASDIRRIIVFNKIDLVDNPDLQRNMLLKYPGCCFISAKTGEGIDYLKNALNDICAELFVKLQVRIPKNDSKTIALVSSLIQIYTSYIENDDFIIEGKSLKIDIPKFERKGAAIKIIRD from the coding sequence GTGATTCTAACTGCGGTTAAACTGCCAGACCAACGAGTTGAGGCAGTTAGAGAATCTCTTGATGAATTAGCTGATTTATGTTCTACTGCCGGCGGCGAGATTACGGCTGAAATAATTCAGGCGCGTGAACATTTTCATCCCGGGTATGTTTTTGGCAAGGGTAAACTCGATGAAATTAAGCAACTTTGCAATGACTATAACGCTCAATTAGTGATTTTCGATGGCGAATTGTCGCCCTCTCAACAGGAAAAACTGGAGAAAATTTTAGATATTGCCGTTATTGACCGTCCGGCTCTAATCTTGGACATATTCGCCCGTCATGCCCGAACGCGGGAGGCTAAAACGCAAGTCGAACTGGCGCAGCTTGAGTATATATTGCCTCGATTGGCGGGACACTGGACACATCTTGAAAGGCAGGAATCATCCATAGGTACTCGCGGTCCCGGTGAAACCCAACTTGAAACCGACCGCCGAATGGTGGATAAAAAAATAACCGAACTAAAAAAGGTCCTGCTTAAAATTGACTCAAGCCGCAACACGCAGAGAAAAGGCAGAAATAATATTAGCAATTTTTGTTTGGTTGGCTATACCAATACCGGCAAATCGACATTGTTTAATATGCTGACCGGAAATAAAACCTTAACTGCAAACCGTCTTTTTGCCACTTTAGATTCTACTACCCGACGGGTTGCCTTAGAGGGGAAAAATGAAATGCTGCTTTCAGATACGGTTGGATTTATTAAAAAACTTCCGGTTGATCTTGCGGCTTCATTTAAATCTACTTTGATGGAAGCAAATACGGCTGATTTATTAGTCCATGTAGTCGATTTTTCGGTTTCCGATATTGATGAAAAAATTGCCGTTGTAAATAAAATTTTAACCGAAATTGGAGCCAGTGATATTAGGCGTATTATAGTGTTTAATAAGATTGACTTAGTTGACAACCCTGATTTACAACGAAATATGCTATTGAAATATCCCGGCTGCTGTTTCATTTCGGCAAAAACCGGCGAGGGCATTGACTATTTGAAAAATGCGCTTAATGATATATGCGCCGAATTATTTGTAAAATTGCAAGTCAGGATACCTAAAAATGATTCTAAGACTATCGCTTTAGTCTCCAGTCTCATCCAGATTTACACAAGTTATATCGAGAATGACGATTTCATTATTGAAGGCAAATCATTAAAGATAGATATACCCAAATTTGAGAGAAAAGGCGCCGCAATTAAAATCATCAGAGACTAA
- a CDS encoding RNA-binding S4 domain-containing protein — MRLDKYLSSARILKSRSLVKTAADEAMVFHNGKKAKPSAIVKPGDIIEVDIPRFYKKLKILELPPKNMKKSNAVNLYKLLEERKKELI; from the coding sequence ATGCGTCTCGACAAATACCTATCATCTGCCAGAATATTAAAAAGCAGGTCGTTGGTGAAAACAGCCGCTGATGAGGCGATGGTTTTTCATAACGGAAAAAAAGCCAAACCATCGGCTATAGTTAAACCGGGTGATATTATTGAGGTTGACATACCGAGATTTTATAAGAAACTGAAAATATTAGAACTTCCGCCGAAAAACATGAAGAAGTCAAATGCTGTTAATCTATATAAACTCCTTGAGGAAAGAAAGAAGGAATTAATCTGA
- a CDS encoding peptidylprolyl isomerase, whose translation MINNNKLILLILSISLMLSAILSAEERLDGIAATVDNRIILISEVQSQLQLALMQMKIDRSDKAAIDSLSNEILQQMIDDKLILLEAEKDTLIKITNQEIEDALNNHIARIKQQFPSEEAFLAQLSAEGLTLKELRSRYKDEVKNQLYKERLLNKRLSKVTISSGEVKEFYRTFIDSLPHLPPGVHLAHILISTEPAQSTRDSLEAFANLLYNKAISGEDFALLAKTYSDDKATAVKGGDLGQFGKGDMVPEFEKAVFNMPVGEISNVVETQFGFHIIKCTGRKDDKIRASHILIALTPSPADLELSKQKADSIYNLLLEGANFEEMAAQFSEDEPSAKAGGDLGWYASDELFNEFKVVVAEHQAGEFAAPVLSQFGYHIIKILDKKNSRPLDFEKDFSDIEGIAKRYKAQNELKKWLDQAREKYFIEEKI comes from the coding sequence ATGATAAACAATAATAAATTGATATTACTGATTTTATCTATAAGTTTGATGCTATCAGCCATTTTATCAGCTGAGGAAAGACTTGATGGGATTGCGGCTACAGTCGACAATCGCATCATACTTATATCAGAAGTTCAATCACAACTTCAGCTTGCCTTGATGCAGATGAAAATTGACCGCTCCGACAAGGCAGCTATTGATAGTTTATCAAATGAAATCCTTCAGCAAATGATCGATGATAAACTGATTTTGCTTGAGGCCGAGAAGGACACATTAATAAAGATAACCAACCAGGAAATCGAGGATGCTTTAAATAACCATATCGCCAGAATAAAACAACAGTTTCCATCGGAAGAGGCGTTCTTAGCCCAGCTTTCCGCTGAGGGGTTAACTCTTAAGGAATTGCGCAGCCGCTATAAAGATGAGGTAAAAAACCAGCTTTATAAAGAAAGGCTGCTAAATAAGCGGCTATCAAAAGTTACTATTTCATCCGGAGAGGTTAAGGAATTTTATAGAACATTTATCGACAGCCTTCCCCATCTTCCACCTGGGGTTCATCTGGCGCATATACTGATTTCTACTGAACCCGCTCAGAGTACTCGCGATTCGCTTGAGGCTTTTGCCAATTTGCTTTATAATAAGGCTATATCGGGCGAGGATTTTGCTTTACTGGCAAAAACATATTCGGATGATAAAGCTACCGCCGTTAAAGGCGGCGACTTAGGGCAATTCGGCAAAGGCGATATGGTGCCCGAGTTTGAGAAAGCTGTTTTTAATATGCCTGTGGGAGAAATCTCTAACGTTGTGGAAACGCAATTTGGTTTCCATATTATCAAATGTACCGGTCGCAAAGATGATAAAATAAGAGCCAGTCATATCCTGATAGCTCTGACTCCATCCCCGGCTGATCTTGAACTTAGCAAGCAAAAAGCTGATTCTATTTATAATCTGTTATTGGAAGGCGCTAATTTTGAGGAAATGGCGGCGCAATTTTCAGAAGATGAGCCATCCGCTAAAGCCGGCGGCGATTTGGGTTGGTATGCCTCAGATGAGTTGTTTAATGAATTTAAAGTTGTCGTTGCCGAACATCAAGCAGGGGAATTTGCGGCGCCGGTTTTAAGCCAGTTTGGCTATCATATCATAAAAATACTCGATAAGAAAAATTCGCGGCCATTAGATTTTGAAAAAGATTTTAGCGATATCGAGGGAATCGCTAAACGGTATAAAGCTCAGAATGAATTAAAAAAATGGCTTGATCAGGCCAGAGAAAAATATTTCATCGAGGAAAAAATATAA
- a CDS encoding peptidyl-prolyl cis-trans isomerase, with protein MKFKSITAFTISLFCLFGCSNAQQDENVLAEVNGIKLTHQFLFDQFPEEYRTSITKEQMSNAIDSWIETELLYQEAVKNKIDKDKQTKNLIEQKRKEIIAVKYVDMSVVSSVDIRDEEIDSVYYSQKDRFSVDEDLYNLSHIVLLDKNAADAVYKRLEGGDKFADLAADYSEDSESGKAGGDIGLLPLSAFEHGMMETISKTKIGEYTPPLKSQSGYYHIFLIKDKKLVGETLPLEEIRTDIAQNIFAQKRQAKYIELIDNLKKLAKIKRYPLNDKQ; from the coding sequence ATGAAATTTAAATCAATTACTGCTTTTACCATTAGTCTGTTCTGTTTGTTCGGATGTTCAAATGCTCAGCAGGATGAAAATGTTTTAGCTGAAGTAAACGGCATTAAGCTTACACATCAGTTCTTGTTTGATCAGTTCCCTGAGGAATACCGTACCTCAATAACCAAAGAACAGATGTCGAATGCCATAGATTCCTGGATTGAAACAGAACTTCTATATCAGGAAGCGGTAAAAAATAAAATTGATAAGGACAAACAAACTAAAAACTTGATTGAGCAAAAAAGGAAAGAAATAATCGCCGTTAAATATGTCGATATGTCTGTTGTATCATCTGTAGATATTAGAGATGAAGAGATAGATTCCGTTTATTACAGTCAAAAAGACCGGTTTTCGGTTGATGAAGACTTGTACAATCTAAGTCATATTGTTCTGCTTGACAAAAACGCTGCGGATGCAGTTTACAAACGTCTTGAAGGCGGCGATAAATTCGCAGATTTAGCTGCTGATTATTCCGAAGATAGTGAATCGGGGAAAGCTGGCGGCGATATTGGCTTGCTGCCTTTATCAGCCTTTGAACATGGGATGATGGAGACTATAAGTAAAACTAAAATCGGAGAATACACACCCCCACTGAAATCTCAATCCGGTTATTATCATATCTTTTTAATCAAAGATAAAAAGTTGGTTGGTGAAACATTGCCGCTTGAGGAAATCAGAACCGACATAGCTCAAAATATTTTCGCCCAAAAGCGGCAAGCAAAATATATTGAGCTAATTGATAATCTTAAAAAGTTGGCTAAAATTAAGAGGTATCCGCTGAATGATAAACAATAA
- a CDS encoding peptidylprolyl isomerase, producing the protein MKKLALGMLIIVLLAGCSSDEKKPVYDDTVIMKAGRIEFTLSDMEFHMSRFNYRDPADEMYKRQDFLEQHLDKLIICDAGLGFNLLDSVEVDSGQVVRILSELIYKREVNDKLNITDKDVRKFWEKYGGEVNVSHILVKSKQLADSLYQVLKKSPEKFSELAVQFSEDKSTNYKYGSIGYIRVGTMVDEFQDVAFSLKPDEISKPVYSSFGWHIIKMHDRAMFTDADFEEEKGNYRGKYSISQRKKLQNEYVKRTQAKLGYKFHEKTWEMLVEKAMANKEADPDKTRRLSQYIATSDLSEEEAVMPIVTINDKYNYSADEFISNINKIFRKDGVNFEKKDLTLDALDEFTASRLMYVDALNSNLIDSPEFKRQVLDTKYGYIYRKMLDDYIFDTISVTEDDMKAYYEKNKKMFVDPVQIRAAEILVHSQEEAEEILAQLKNGADWSKLVKRTIRPGFAATEGNLGFFGPKKHSYIYKTAVELDVGEYGGPVPVQDNWAVFKITGKKPESVQSYSEVKPRIEARMLGERKYGVLQKWVDNRKQYVEHFLDLELLKNNLVSGKLEDEI; encoded by the coding sequence ATGAAAAAACTCGCGCTCGGAATGCTAATTATTGTTTTATTAGCCGGATGCTCATCTGATGAAAAGAAACCGGTTTACGATGACACGGTTATTATGAAAGCCGGCAGAATCGAATTCACATTAAGCGATATGGAATTTCATATGTCGAGGTTCAATTATAGAGACCCCGCCGACGAAATGTATAAGCGGCAAGATTTTTTAGAACAACACCTCGATAAATTGATAATTTGCGATGCTGGTTTGGGGTTTAACCTTCTTGATTCGGTAGAAGTTGATTCCGGTCAGGTTGTCAGGATTTTATCGGAGTTGATTTATAAGAGAGAAGTTAACGACAAATTGAATATTACGGATAAAGATGTGCGTAAATTTTGGGAAAAATACGGCGGAGAAGTTAATGTTTCCCATATACTTGTAAAGTCCAAACAATTGGCAGACAGTCTTTATCAAGTATTAAAAAAGTCTCCCGAAAAATTTTCTGAATTGGCAGTGCAATTTTCTGAAGATAAGTCTACAAATTATAAATACGGAAGTATTGGTTACATAAGAGTTGGGACTATGGTTGACGAGTTTCAGGATGTGGCTTTCAGTCTTAAACCTGATGAAATCTCTAAACCCGTATATTCAAGTTTTGGTTGGCATATCATAAAAATGCACGACCGAGCCATGTTTACCGATGCTGATTTCGAGGAGGAAAAAGGCAACTATCGCGGCAAATACTCTATTTCTCAGAGAAAAAAGCTACAAAATGAATATGTAAAAAGAACGCAGGCTAAATTAGGCTATAAATTCCATGAAAAAACATGGGAAATGCTGGTTGAAAAAGCAATGGCAAATAAGGAGGCGGATCCAGATAAAACCCGAAGACTTAGCCAATATATTGCCACCTCTGATTTATCTGAAGAGGAAGCGGTTATGCCTATTGTAACAATCAACGATAAATATAATTATTCAGCGGATGAATTCATTAGTAATATTAATAAAATCTTTCGCAAAGATGGCGTAAATTTCGAAAAGAAAGATCTAACACTTGATGCGCTTGATGAATTTACGGCTTCGCGGTTGATGTATGTTGATGCCTTAAACTCGAACCTTATTGACAGTCCTGAGTTTAAACGGCAAGTTCTCGATACCAAGTATGGTTATATCTATCGCAAGATGTTGGATGATTATATTTTTGATACGATTTCTGTAACAGAAGATGATATGAAGGCATATTATGAAAAGAATAAAAAGATGTTTGTTGATCCTGTACAGATTCGCGCCGCCGAAATCTTGGTACACTCGCAAGAAGAAGCTGAGGAAATACTTGCTCAACTTAAAAATGGCGCAGATTGGTCAAAATTGGTAAAAAGAACTATTCGGCCTGGTTTTGCTGCCACAGAAGGCAATCTTGGTTTCTTTGGCCCAAAGAAACATAGCTATATTTACAAAACGGCTGTAGAGTTGGATGTGGGCGAATACGGCGGGCCTGTTCCTGTTCAGGATAATTGGGCTGTCTTTAAAATAACCGGCAAGAAGCCCGAATCCGTACAATCTTATTCTGAGGTAAAGCCTCGTATAGAAGCCAGGATGCTGGGTGAAAGAAAATATGGCGTTTTACAAAAATGGGTAGATAATCGCAAGCAATATGTTGAGCATTTTTTAGATTTGGAATTATTAAAAAACAATTTAGTATCGGGGAAATTGGAAGATGAAATTTAA
- the mfd gene encoding transcription-repair coupling factor, with product MILQKLLKNIEALDSIKLLDEKLSGKNSRINISGLLGSSKAMIIAYACRKYLKPILAITSESEEAEALTDDLKSFLGKDAVSLFPTRGISPYEIRAPHIDIIGQRLLTLYNLNSADSSENNCPMVIVAPVEALLEKTISRQQLSDNSLYLRQGQQLERDRLITLLEKLNYQRSPMTEMIGEYSVRGGIVDIFTPTDEDPIRIEFFGDEIESIRCFSVLTQRSTKHTGSAFILPRREIIFDESIIEAYTEQLDEAGAQALHVALGDSGDYDGLEYIWPNLNIELSDLFEHLPDRAFIFVDNPQSCFSHIESVLDRAVEKFESVGDIPVASPGKVYLTEDDISKKIDCFQKINISSVAASEHTGINFKILPQEFFSKNLTYLKNRLNELHQDGYKLNILCESVGQRDRIEEIIDGIGAPVEMGVSWLSSGFAVVELKQWYLADHQIFTRHKKRRTFRRFKEGIALSSYSNLNPGDYVVHIDYGIGRFRGLETLVVDGRKRDCIALIYLGDDKLYVPVEEFHRVQKYAGKDGAPRLSKLGSGTWEKVKARAKKALMDIAGELIALYAERTTFPGFAFKTDSDWMHQLEASFEYQETPDQLKAMDEIKIDMEKPTPMDRLICGDVGYGKTELAVRAALKAVDSGKQAAILAPTTILAAQHQRTFSERFADFPIKIEMLSRFRTPKQVKEIKKGLSDGTIDIVIGTHKLLQKDVEFKDLGLLIVDEEQRFGVAHKEKIKTLRSQIDVLTMTATPIPRTLQLSLVSVRDMSIINTPPKDRLPINTEISRFSNRVIVDAINRELDRGGQVYIVHNRVQSIYAFHNYLKKYLPLVQIGIGHGQMPERELEKVMKDFLDKKFQILLSTTIIESGLDIPSVNTIIINRADRLGLAQLYQLRGRVGRSHFRAYAHLLIPPLKLLTRDARKRLKAIEEFTELGSGFHLAMKDLEIRGAGNLLGSQQHGYIEEVGFDLYIRLLEEAVAQLKGIRPEELASQIKITTDLDLFLPENYIPSSNQRVDIYRRFSGAEKLEVINELLDELNDRFGPPSEAAKNLASLAAIRIYGKRIGLESLHFKRNILNLEFESSNNINRQVIERWVSTIPEKIEFKYDRNFKVQITLKDNDENAEKVKKILQKMAD from the coding sequence ATGATTTTACAGAAACTTCTAAAAAATATTGAAGCTTTAGATTCAATAAAATTGCTTGACGAAAAGCTATCGGGCAAAAACAGCAGGATAAATATTTCAGGGCTTTTAGGGTCATCAAAAGCGATGATTATTGCTTATGCCTGTCGGAAATATTTAAAACCGATTCTGGCAATAACCTCAGAATCCGAAGAGGCTGAAGCGCTGACAGACGACCTCAAATCATTTCTTGGTAAAGACGCGGTTAGTTTATTCCCTACAAGGGGAATATCACCTTATGAAATCAGAGCGCCTCATATAGATATAATTGGTCAACGCTTGTTAACGCTTTATAATCTTAATTCAGCTGATTCTTCGGAAAATAATTGTCCGATGGTTATAGTCGCTCCGGTTGAGGCATTGCTCGAAAAGACAATTTCGCGGCAGCAGCTATCTGATAACAGCCTTTATTTGCGCCAAGGGCAACAGCTTGAACGGGATAGGCTTATTACTCTATTGGAAAAGCTGAACTATCAACGTTCGCCAATGACCGAGATGATTGGTGAATACTCTGTGAGGGGTGGAATTGTTGATATTTTTACGCCTACCGATGAAGACCCGATTAGAATTGAATTTTTTGGCGATGAAATCGAATCGATAAGATGCTTTTCCGTTTTAACACAAAGGTCAACAAAGCATACTGGCTCTGCTTTTATTCTTCCCCGACGGGAAATAATATTCGATGAATCAATTATCGAGGCTTACACCGAACAGCTTGATGAAGCCGGCGCTCAGGCTCTTCATGTGGCTCTTGGCGACTCAGGCGATTATGACGGTCTTGAATATATCTGGCCTAATCTTAACATAGAATTATCTGATTTGTTTGAACATCTGCCTGACCGCGCTTTTATTTTTGTTGATAATCCCCAGTCCTGTTTTAGTCATATAGAAAGCGTTCTCGACCGGGCAGTGGAAAAATTTGAATCGGTTGGAGATATTCCGGTGGCTTCGCCCGGGAAAGTATATTTGACAGAGGATGATATTTCTAAAAAAATAGATTGCTTTCAAAAAATAAATATATCAAGTGTAGCAGCCTCGGAACATACGGGTATCAATTTCAAAATCCTGCCTCAGGAGTTCTTTAGCAAAAACCTGACATATTTAAAAAACCGTTTGAATGAACTTCACCAGGATGGCTACAAGCTCAACATTCTGTGTGAAAGCGTCGGCCAGAGAGACCGTATCGAGGAGATAATCGATGGAATTGGGGCGCCAGTGGAAATGGGCGTTTCATGGTTGTCATCCGGGTTCGCTGTTGTAGAGCTTAAACAATGGTATCTGGCTGACCACCAGATCTTCACTCGTCATAAAAAAAGGCGCACCTTCAGACGTTTTAAGGAAGGTATAGCTTTATCTTCATATTCCAACCTGAATCCGGGAGATTATGTCGTTCATATCGATTACGGCATTGGCAGATTCAGAGGGCTTGAAACTCTTGTTGTTGACGGCCGCAAGCGCGACTGCATTGCTCTGATATATCTTGGCGATGACAAGCTTTATGTACCGGTGGAGGAGTTTCACCGCGTCCAGAAATATGCCGGTAAAGATGGCGCTCCGCGTCTGTCAAAACTTGGCTCGGGAACTTGGGAAAAAGTTAAAGCCAGAGCAAAAAAAGCTCTTATGGATATAGCTGGTGAACTCATAGCTCTTTATGCCGAACGAACAACATTTCCGGGTTTTGCTTTCAAGACCGATTCCGATTGGATGCATCAGCTTGAAGCCTCATTTGAGTACCAGGAAACTCCCGACCAGCTGAAGGCTATGGATGAGATAAAAATTGATATGGAAAAGCCGACGCCTATGGACCGTCTTATCTGCGGCGATGTAGGTTATGGAAAAACCGAACTGGCTGTGAGAGCGGCTTTAAAAGCAGTCGATTCGGGCAAGCAGGCGGCAATCCTGGCGCCTACTACAATTCTGGCCGCTCAGCATCAAAGAACATTCTCGGAAAGATTTGCAGACTTCCCGATTAAAATTGAGATGCTGTCTCGATTCCGTACTCCCAAGCAAGTCAAGGAGATAAAGAAAGGGCTTAGCGACGGCACAATCGATATAGTGATTGGTACGCATAAACTTTTGCAGAAGGATGTTGAATTTAAAGACCTTGGATTGCTTATTGTTGATGAAGAACAACGGTTTGGCGTCGCCCATAAAGAGAAGATAAAAACGCTCAGATCACAGATAGATGTTTTAACTATGACCGCAACGCCGATACCTCGCACGCTGCAATTATCGCTTGTCAGCGTCCGGGATATGTCAATAATAAACACGCCCCCAAAGGACCGTTTGCCAATAAATACCGAAATTTCCAGGTTTTCCAATAGGGTAATTGTGGATGCGATCAACCGCGAACTTGACCGCGGCGGGCAGGTTTATATTGTCCATAATCGCGTCCAATCGATTTATGCGTTTCATAACTATCTGAAAAAATACCTGCCGCTGGTGCAAATCGGCATCGGCCATGGTCAGATGCCCGAAAGAGAACTGGAAAAAGTTATGAAAGATTTTCTCGATAAGAAATTCCAGATCTTGCTGTCCACTACAATAATTGAATCCGGGCTTGATATCCCCTCGGTAAATACAATAATCATCAATCGCGCCGACAGACTTGGACTGGCTCAGTTGTATCAGCTTCGCGGGCGGGTTGGCCGTTCGCATTTTCGGGCGTATGCTCATCTGTTAATCCCGCCGTTGAAGCTTCTTACGCGAGACGCTCGAAAACGGCTTAAAGCCATCGAGGAATTTACAGAGCTTGGGTCGGGTTTTCACTTAGCAATGAAAGACCTTGAAATAAGGGGTGCCGGCAATCTTTTAGGTTCACAGCAGCATGGATATATCGAAGAAGTGGGTTTCGACTTATATATAAGGCTATTAGAAGAGGCAGTAGCCCAGCTTAAGGGCATACGTCCGGAGGAACTTGCCTCTCAGATTAAGATTACGACCGACCTTGATCTGTTTTTACCGGAAAATTATATTCCGAGCAGTAATCAGAGAGTGGATATATATCGACGATTTAGCGGAGCGGAAAAACTTGAGGTTATTAATGAATTATTAGATGAATTGAATGACCGTTTTGGCCCTCCGTCAGAGGCTGCAAAAAATCTGGCATCATTAGCGGCAATCAGGATTTATGGCAAGAGAATCGGTTTAGAATCTTTACATTTCAAGAGAAATATCCTTAATCTTGAATTTGAAAGCAGTAATAATATTAACCGGCAGGTAATTGAACGCTGGGTATCGACTATCCCTGAAAAAATTGAATTTAAATATGATCGAAACTTTAAGGTTCAAATCACACTTAAAGATAATGATGAAAATGCTGAAAAAGTTAAAAAGATATTGCAGAAAATGGCGGATTAA